Within the Beduinella massiliensis genome, the region CCAAAAGGCAGCGATGAAAGCCGCCTCCGGCGCGGGGCGCTTCAGCCTGCGCGCGATGCAATACCCCACCGCGTACGACCCCAGAAACAGGCAGAAGTTTACGAGCATGCTGGGGGTGTTCGCGCCGAAGAGAAACGTCAGCAGCAGCATCGGCACCGTCGGGAACGGCGGAAAGCTGACGTAGATGCCGCCGTCGTAATAGGCGAGCTCCAGCCAGTCGTAATCCTCCGCGAGGGCGATGTGCCCTTCCCGCCAGCGCATCGCCTGCAGGGTATAGGAGTCGTGCACGCTGTGCTCCAGAAGGTTCAGCGAAAGGCCGTTTGCCATAAAGAAGTAAACCGCCGCGACGAACAGCAGCCCCCAGCCGAACGCCCGCCGCGCTGCCGCGTCCTTCCCCCGACGCGGCGCCGCCTCAAGCATCGCCATCCTCCCAGCTTTCAAAGAAGTGCGTGAGCTGTTCCAGGGCGCTCGTAAGCGTCTCCTGCTCCTCGTCGGACAATTCCTTCATTACCCGCTCTACCATCAGGCGGTGAAACCGCGCGTGGTGTTCGTTCGCGCGAATCGCCTTTTCCGTCATCTCCACGCGCACGACGCGCCGGTCGGTAGAGGCGCGCTCCGTGGTCAGGTAGCCCTTGCGGCAGAGCGTCTGCACGGAGACGGTCAGCGTGCCGGTCGTCACCTTCAGACGCTGGGCGATCGCGGACATGTTGTTTTCCTCGCCCGCGTTGCCGACGGCCTCCAGCACGTGCATCTCCTTCACCGAGAGATCCTTAAAGTCCCCCGTACAAAGCGCGCGTTCTTCGATCATCAGGATGTCGTTAAACAGGCGCACGAGCACGTGGTTGAGCGCCTGCACTGTCTTTTCCATGCGTTTTCCCCTTTCAACCGAATTGCTTTGTATAACATACCATTCCCGGCCTGGCTTGTCAAGGCGCGCGGGTATTGACGCGCGCGCTTCAATTTGCTATGATGAAGCGGTATATATACGTTCTTATCCCATACATAGGATCGGATGCA harbors:
- a CDS encoding MarR family transcriptional regulator is translated as MEKTVQALNHVLVRLFNDILMIEERALCTGDFKDLSVKEMHVLEAVGNAGEENNMSAIAQRLKVTTGTLTVSVQTLCRKGYLTTERASTDRRVVRVEMTEKAIRANEHHARFHRLMVERVMKELSDEEQETLTSALEQLTHFFESWEDGDA